GTTTGTGATCTTTCATGCTGGGCTCTTTCATAGCAGTGGCACTTGTCGCGCTTCGATCCATCAAGGTCTTGAATGGTTATCCTTAATATGGTGGATTGTCGAGATATTGTCATTTTTCCCACTTAAGTTGCCCTTTCTTCCTTGGAGTCTTAAAAGTGGTGTTCACTTTCGATGACATCACCAGTGCATTGGCAAAATTCCAGTAAGGATACGCAGAGCAATAGTATTATAATGCGCTATTATATATCCCTTTGAAAGTTGCGGGTGAAAATACACTGATTAAATAATAATCTTTCTAGTCACAAGTAAGTATTGGCTTAAGATGACCCTATCTGTAACACAACCCGCGTTTTCATCGGCTTACTGCTCTACATTACCCTTGTTGATTTTAAGCCTTTGTTGGATGTCCACAAGCAATTCAGGGAACTTTCGGCAAAGGATGGGTTAAAAATGAGATTCTTGCACCACCATTATGCCTATCAAGTGTTTTTTGGATGATCCGCTCAATAACCTCCGGTTTTGCTTGGCGAAACCAGACACTTCCGGTTAGACAATTATTATCGATCTAGAACAACAAACACGCAAGCTCTAAACCTTGAGTTTTGTTGCACTACATCACTGTATTGTTACTCATTGAGCGTATCTCTAGTTACTGTTCTATAACAAATTCCCCACTTTGCAAATAAAGTTCTCCATATAAAAATATTCGTTACTTACAGAAAAAAACCTGAAAATTACGAATAATTGAGTATTAGTACTTACGGGGTTGTTAAATTTGTCATTAGTCATTAGTCATTAGTCATTAGTCATTAGTCCATAGTCCATAGTCAAAAGTCAGGAGGCAGAAGAGGCAAGGGAGCAAGGAAGAGGGACTTCCACCTTTCCCCCTGCTCCCTGCTTCTTTCTCTCCCTCATCTCCCTCATCTCCTTCCTCTTCCCCACTCCCCACTCCCCACTCCCTACTCCCCATTCCCCAGCAATTCCAGTTCGGAAACCCGTACACACTCAAACATTGCCATGCTAGGATGGTTTTCGGTAAATTAGCACTCAGGAGTTGAGAGTGCTAACTCTGGAGAAATTAAATATGGCAGCTGTATCTTTAAGTGTATCGACAGTCAAACCTTTAGGCGATCGCGTTTTCGTGAAAGTGAGCGCATCGGAAGAAAAGACCGCAGGTGGTCTATATTTGCCCGACACCGCTAAGGAAAAACCCCAAGTAGGTGAAGTTGTAGCCCTTGGCGCAGGCAAGCGTAATGATGACGGTAGCCGTCAAGAATTGGAAGTAAAAATTGGCGACAAGGTGCTGTACTCCAAGTACGCTGGCACTGATGTAAAGCTCGGAACAGAAGAATACGTACTGCTTTCTGAAAAAGACATTCTAGCAGTCGTTGGCTAATTAGTCATAGCCATACCAATGACTAATGACCAATGACCACTGACACAACACTTGATTTAACTTCCTGAGATTGACACAACTATGGCAAAGCGCATTATTTACAACGAAAACGCTCGTCGCGCCCTGGAGCGTGGTATTGACATCCTAGCTGAGGCTGTAGCTGTTACCCTTGGCCCCAAAGGTCGTAACGTAGTATTAGAAAAGAAATTTGGTGCGCCTCAAATCGTTAACGA
Above is a genomic segment from Nostoc sp. MS1 containing:
- the groES gene encoding co-chaperone GroES gives rise to the protein MAAVSLSVSTVKPLGDRVFVKVSASEEKTAGGLYLPDTAKEKPQVGEVVALGAGKRNDDGSRQELEVKIGDKVLYSKYAGTDVKLGTEEYVLLSEKDILAVVG